A stretch of DNA from Candidatus Eisenbacteria bacterium:
CTGGGCGGTTTCGCGCCCGGGATCCACATCGGAGCGGCCTACCGAGCCTCCTTCGCCCTCGCGCGGACCGAAGATGTTGACCGCGAGGTCCATCTGGAAGAGGACCACTACATCGCCGCCCTCGAGTGGGCCGACAGCCTGGGCGCCGACATCGTCTCCACATCGCTCGGCTATCGCGTCTTCGATGACGGCACCTATACGCCCGAGCAGCTCGACGGGGCGACGATCCCGATCTCGATCGCCGCCTCGATCGCCGTCGAGCGCGGGATCCTGGTCGTCACCGCGATGGGCAACTCGGGCGCGGGGACCTCGACGCTGATCGCTCCGGCCGATGGAATCGGCGTCGCGGCGATCGGCGCCACCGACTTCGCAGGCAACGTCGCTTCGTTCAGCAGCAGGGGCCCCACCGGAGACGGAAGGACCAAACCCGACCTCCTCGCCCACGGGGTCTACACGAGCTGCGCGACCGCCTCGACGCCGCAGGCTTTCAGCCGGGTGGGGGGAACATCCCTCGCGACCCCGCTTGTCGCGGGACTGGCCGCGCTCCTGCTCGAGGCGCATCCCGACTGGGATCCCGAGACTCTCCTCGCCGCTCTCCGCGCGGCCGGCGATCGCGCCGCGTCCATCTCGAACACGCACGGGTGGGGGGTTCCCGATGGGGTCGCCGCGCACGGCGCGGGAGGGGCCCGCCTGCGAATCGCCGGGGCGCGATGGAGCGATGCGACGGGCGAGGAGGTCTTTCCAGACTGGGGAGATTCCGCCCGGATCGCCGTGCGGATCCGTAACGACGGGAGCGCCTCCTCTCCGGAGGGATCGATCCGCATGAGCGACCCGACCTCTCTCTTGGTCTTCCCAGACACATCGGCCTTCGCCCTCGCGCGCCTCGCCCCCGGAGAGAGCGATTCCCTTGTGATCCCCGTCATGATCCCGGACGGATCGGGCTTCGCGCTGTCCCATCTCTTCCTCTCGATCCGCACGGGGGAGAAGACGGTCGTGCGGAAGGCCCGCCTGCCTATCACTTCCCCCTACGCGCTGAGGCGCTTCGACGCGGAGATCGACGCTGCGGGAGCGGTCCGGATCGAGTGGAAAGTCGATCCGGGCGCGGAGATTCCCCCGGGGACGTCGTTCAGCTACCGGATCCTCCGCGAGGGCGAGGATGGCATCCGCGTACCGATCCATGACGCCGCCCTCGACTGGTGGGTGGACGAGATCGCGGACCGGCCCCCGGGGGAGGGGAGGTTCCTTTACTTCCTCGAAGTGATCTTCGCCGCCGGCCTCTATGTCCGGCAGGAAGGGCCGAGGACGATCGAGATCGGGACTCCGGTGGAGACCGCCCTCGAGCAACCCTTCCCGAATCCGATCCTCCTCCGGCAGGGGCGCACGCTCGCCATCCCCGTTGCGTGGGCCCGGGAGGGAACCCCGGCCGTGGGCATCTACGATCCTCTCGGTCGAAGGATCCGGACACTGCGAGGCGACGATCCGGGACCCGGCTACTCCTTGATCCGGTGGGACATGAAGGACGACCGGAATCGCGCGGTTCCCGCAGGCGTCTATCAGATCCGGCTGCCGGGCGGGAAGAGCGCCCGCGCGGTCGTCGTCCGCTAGGGCCGGCCGGCGGGGCGCCCGAGATGCTGCGACTCGAGAAGGCGAGCAAGTCCTTCGGCGGGCAGGTCCTCTTCGAGGAGGTCGACTGGTTTCTCGGCGATCGCGACCGCGTCGGCCTGATCGGACGCAACGGGACGGGGAAGTCGACTCTGCTGAGGATGCTCGCGAGGATCGAATCGCCCGATGCGGGGGCGCTCCATGCCCCGCGACTGCAGAGCGTGGGCCTGTTGCCCCAGTTCGGATTCGAGAGCGGCCCGGGAACCGTCAGCGAGGAGTCGCGGCGCGTCTTCGACGACCTCCTCTCGCTGCGCGCCGAGCGCGAACGGATCGAGGCGCGCCTTGCGGGTGACGACCTCGACCCGGCGGAGGCGGAGTCCCTCCTCGCCCGGCACACCGATCTGGAGGAGCGATTCGGCAACGCCGGCGGATACGAGATCGAGAGGAGGGTGCATCAAGTCCTCACCGGCCTCGGATTCTCGGAGGCCGACTTCGGCAGGCCGGTTCGATCCCTCTCTGGCGGATGGCAGATGCGCGTCGCCCTGGCCAGGCTCCTTCTGCAGAACAACAGCGTGCTCCTTCTCGATGAGCCGACCAATCACCTGGACATCGAGGCGCGCGTCTGGCTGGAGGGATTCCTTGCCGAGTCGCCGAACGCCCTTGTCATCGTGTCCCACGACCGTCACTTCCTAGATCGAACGGTCGGCAGAGTCACGGAGATCATGGGTCGAAAGCTGATCGACTATGCGGGGAACTACTCCAGCTACGTCGAGCAACGGCAGGTCCGATACGAGATGGCCTTGAAGGCGTACGAGAGGCAGCAGGAGGAGATCGCCCGCATCACCCGCTTCATCGATCGCTTCCGCGCGAAGAACACGAAGGCCCCGCAGGTGCAGAGCCGGATCAGGATGCTCGAGAAGATGGAACGGCTCGAGCCTCCGAACCCTCCCTCGCGGGCGATCCGGTTCCGCTTCCCGCAGCCCGAGTCCTCCGGAAGAATCGTCATGCGGCTTCGGGATGTCGCGAAGCGCTACGGCGATCTCGCCGTCTTCCGCGGAGCCGACCTCGATCTGGAGCGCGGCGAGAAGATCGCCCTGGTCGGTCCCAACGGCGCGGGAAAGTCGACGCTCATGCGGATCCTGGCGGGCGAGGAGGATCTGCAGCAGGGTTCGCGGGAGGTCGGCTTCCGCGTCCTGATCGAGTCGTTCGCGCAGGATCAGGCCGACCGGCTGCCGGAGGACAGGACGCTCCTGGCGGAGGCGACGGATCGCGCTCCCGTGGCGCTGGTCCCGGCCGTGCGCAATCTGCTCGGCGCCTTCCTCTTTCGCGGGGATGACGTGGACAAGCCTCTCCGGGTCCTCTCCGGCGGGGAGAGGAACAGATTCGCCTTGATGCTGATGCTCCTTCGCCCCGCGAATCTCCTGCTGCTCGATGAGCCGACGAACCACCTGGACATCGAAGCGCAGGAGGTCCTGCTCGCGGCCCTGAACGACTTCACGGGAACCGTCGTCTTCGTGTCGCACGACCACCACTTCATCGAGAGGCTCGCGACACGGATCGTCGAGGTGGGCGGCGGATCTCTCCGAAGCTTCCCCGGAGACTACGAGTCGTACCTCTGGAGGAAGAAGCAGGAAGAGGAGCAATCAGGGCCGGGGATCGCCGTCGATGGGGGACAGGAGCCGGAGGATGCCCCCTCAAGGGAGGACCGGCGCGGCGAGAAAAGGGTCGAGCCGCGCCGCGGGCGGATGATCGTTCGGATAGAGGATGAGATCGCCTCGCTCGAAGAGCGCAAGGCGAAGCTCGAGGATCTCATGGGCCTGGAGGGGTTCTTCAGGGATCCGGACCGCTCCCGCTTCTACATCGAGGAGCACAGGAATCTGCTCTCGGATCTCGAGCGTCTCTACAAGGAGTGGCACGACCTCGCTGAGGAGTGACGCCGCCGAACGGAAGGTTTCACGCCCCCGCTCATCCCGCCTTGGTCAGGCTGTCCGGGAAGTCGGCCCGTACGGGCCGGTCACGCGCTCGTCGGATCAGTCGCGCTCGGGGGGGCTTCCGCCGCGCTCTCGACCTCCTCGGCCGCGCTCTCCGACTCCTCCGCCGCAGGTTGTGGCTCTTCCGCGGGGGGCGGGGAGATCTCGGGGATCGGCAGGCCGGCCATCGTGAGCAGAGCGTGGTAGTCGTCCATATCCTCGATCGAGCGGGCCACCGCCGTGTAGCCGGTCGGGTGGTCGAGGATCTCGTCGCCGTGGCGCTTGATGACGTCCCAGAGGTCTTCCTTCTCCGAGAGCGATGACAGCTC
This window harbors:
- a CDS encoding ABC-F family ATP-binding cassette domain-containing protein, producing MLRLEKASKSFGGQVLFEEVDWFLGDRDRVGLIGRNGTGKSTLLRMLARIESPDAGALHAPRLQSVGLLPQFGFESGPGTVSEESRRVFDDLLSLRAERERIEARLAGDDLDPAEAESLLARHTDLEERFGNAGGYEIERRVHQVLTGLGFSEADFGRPVRSLSGGWQMRVALARLLLQNNSVLLLDEPTNHLDIEARVWLEGFLAESPNALVIVSHDRHFLDRTVGRVTEIMGRKLIDYAGNYSSYVEQRQVRYEMALKAYERQQEEIARITRFIDRFRAKNTKAPQVQSRIRMLEKMERLEPPNPPSRAIRFRFPQPESSGRIVMRLRDVAKRYGDLAVFRGADLDLERGEKIALVGPNGAGKSTLMRILAGEEDLQQGSREVGFRVLIESFAQDQADRLPEDRTLLAEATDRAPVALVPAVRNLLGAFLFRGDDVDKPLRVLSGGERNRFALMLMLLRPANLLLLDEPTNHLDIEAQEVLLAALNDFTGTVVFVSHDHHFIERLATRIVEVGGGSLRSFPGDYESYLWRKKQEEEQSGPGIAVDGGQEPEDAPSREDRRGEKRVEPRRGRMIVRIEDEIASLEERKAKLEDLMGLEGFFRDPDRSRFYIEEHRNLLSDLERLYKEWHDLAEE